From the Armatimonadota bacterium genome, one window contains:
- a CDS encoding DNA-formamidopyrimidine glycosylase family protein — protein sequence MPEIPWLEALVAALRPQVSGRTIRATHLHSAALLKSVHPPLEALAGATVQDVRRRGKLLLFDLSGGLVMIVHLGRDGRLQVVPSGQRLAKDVALALALDDGNDLRLVERGPKKRAGLYLRRAEEVEGTEPLSTLGLEPLDEAFSAPVLAAMLAQAQMQLKRFLTSQRYLAGIGNAWADEILWEARLSPFALTGSLQPEEQQRLHTAIREVLQRSIEEHRARFGQTLPLREPEDLFRIHRRAGQECPRCGGRLAAVYFQERETSYCPGCQTGGKVYADRRLSRLLK from the coding sequence GTGCCTGAGATTCCCTGGCTGGAGGCGTTGGTCGCCGCCCTCAGGCCCCAAGTGTCAGGGCGGACGATCCGCGCGACGCACCTGCACAGCGCCGCCCTGTTGAAGTCGGTTCACCCGCCGCTTGAGGCCCTCGCGGGGGCGACCGTCCAGGACGTGCGCCGCAGGGGGAAACTGCTGCTCTTCGACCTCTCCGGCGGGCTGGTCATGATCGTACACCTGGGCCGTGACGGCCGGCTGCAGGTGGTCCCCTCTGGACAGCGCCTGGCCAAGGACGTGGCCCTAGCCCTCGCTCTGGACGACGGCAATGACCTGCGGCTGGTGGAGCGGGGGCCGAAGAAGCGTGCCGGTCTGTACCTGCGGCGGGCGGAGGAAGTGGAGGGGACCGAGCCGCTGTCCACGCTGGGCCTGGAGCCGCTGGACGAAGCGTTCTCCGCCCCCGTGCTGGCGGCGATGCTGGCCCAGGCGCAGATGCAGCTCAAGCGCTTCCTGACCAGCCAGCGTTACCTGGCCGGCATCGGCAACGCCTGGGCCGACGAGATCCTCTGGGAAGCCCGCCTCTCGCCGTTTGCCCTCACGGGATCCCTGCAGCCGGAGGAGCAGCAGCGCCTGCACACGGCGATCCGCGAGGTTCTGCAGCGCTCCATCGAGGAGCACCGCGCCCGGTTCGGCCAGACCCTGCCGCTGCGCGAGCCAGAAGACCTTTTCCGCATCCACCGTCGGGCCGGCCAAGAATGCCCTCGCTGCGGTGGGCGGCTGGCCGCCGTCTACTTCCAGGAACGGGAGACCTCCTACTGCCCTGGCTGCCAGACCGGCGGGAAGGTCTACGCCGACCGGCGCCTCTCCCGCCTGTTGAAGTAG
- a CDS encoding alanyl-tRNA editing protein: MTERLYLTDAYLRTFQARVQAARPVSGGVLVELDRTAFYPTSGGQLHDTGLLGGLPVLEVTETDDGRVLHRLDGGDPASLPGQVVEGRVDWERRFDHMQQHTGQHLLSQAALRELGATTLAVHLGAERCTVDLDAAQFGPAEAARLEDAANAVVMENRPVRLHFVDETEVGRWGLRRPPQKSGTIRLVEIEGFDRSPCGGTHVRATGEVGMVAVTGWERYKGGTRVQFLCGWRALRDRRRQSRLLADLLRLLSTGEEEVVAAVQRLAAREQEAARRAEETLQRLLAVEAGLRRRDVQAPAVVTEVLGGRPLDEVRGLARALVSEGGLVVLLATEEGHVVFARSPDVGVDVAALLQRTLRQYGGRGGGRPEFAQGIVEGAVAAALQAASSWAAAELAGA; this comes from the coding sequence ATGACCGAACGGCTCTACCTGACCGACGCCTACCTGCGCACCTTTCAGGCGCGCGTGCAGGCCGCACGCCCCGTCTCTGGCGGGGTGCTGGTGGAGCTGGACCGCACCGCCTTCTATCCCACCTCCGGCGGGCAGCTGCACGACACAGGCCTCCTGGGAGGCCTGCCCGTCCTGGAGGTGACGGAGACCGATGACGGCCGCGTCCTCCACCGTCTGGACGGAGGCGATCCCGCCTCTCTCCCCGGGCAGGTGGTGGAGGGCCGCGTGGACTGGGAGCGCCGCTTTGACCACATGCAGCAGCACACCGGCCAGCACCTTCTCTCCCAGGCAGCATTACGGGAGCTGGGTGCAACCACGCTGGCCGTCCACCTGGGCGCCGAGCGCTGCACGGTCGACCTGGATGCCGCGCAGTTCGGCCCGGCGGAGGCGGCGCGGCTGGAGGATGCTGCCAACGCCGTGGTGATGGAGAACCGGCCGGTGCGCCTCCATTTCGTGGACGAGACGGAGGTGGGCCGCTGGGGGCTGCGCCGCCCGCCGCAGAAGTCCGGGACGATTCGCCTGGTGGAGATCGAAGGGTTCGACCGCTCCCCCTGCGGTGGGACGCACGTGCGGGCCACGGGCGAGGTGGGGATGGTGGCCGTCACCGGCTGGGAGCGATACAAGGGTGGGACCCGCGTCCAGTTCCTCTGCGGCTGGCGCGCCCTGCGGGATCGCCGCCGGCAGAGCCGCCTCCTGGCCGACCTCCTGCGCCTGCTTTCCACGGGGGAGGAGGAGGTGGTGGCCGCGGTCCAGCGGCTGGCTGCGCGGGAACAGGAGGCGGCGCGGCGGGCGGAAGAGACGCTGCAGCGGCTCCTGGCCGTGGAGGCCGGCCTGCGCCGCCGGGACGTCCAGGCCCCGGCGGTGGTGACGGAGGTGCTCGGGGGGCGACCCCTCGATGAGGTGCGGGGCCTGGCCCGGGCGCTGGTCTCGGAGGGCGGCCTGGTTGTCCTGCTGGCCACGGAGGAGGGACATGTGGTCTTCGCCCGCTCACCCGATGTGGGGGTGGATGTGGCCGCGCTGCTGCAGCGGACGCTCCGTCAGTACGGGGGGCGGGGTGGGGGGAGACCGGAATTCGCCCAGGGCATCGTAGAGGGCGCGGTGGCGGCGGCGCTGCAGGCGGCAAGTAGCTGGGCTGCGGCGGAGCTGGCGGGTGCCTGA
- a CDS encoding O-methyltransferase produces the protein MPELLSGRVLQYLDDLLPPRDPLLVELEAQAREERIPICGPQVGSLLALLVRLARPSRVLEVGAAIGYSAIWMGRALREYGGRLQTVELRPERVARAQANLSRADLSDLVEVLPGAALQVLPTLRGMTYGLVFLDAVKTEYPAYFDLVLPLLADGGLLVADNALLGGEVVPGAPEGRWSAADREGVRQYNRLAFGHPGLHSVLLPLRDGLTLSLKR, from the coding sequence ATGCCCGAACTCCTGTCTGGCCGGGTCCTGCAGTACCTGGACGACCTGCTGCCGCCGCGCGACCCACTGCTGGTGGAGCTGGAGGCGCAGGCGCGGGAGGAGCGCATCCCCATCTGCGGCCCCCAGGTGGGTAGCCTCCTGGCGTTGCTGGTGCGCCTGGCCCGTCCCTCCCGCGTCCTGGAAGTGGGGGCGGCCATCGGCTACTCCGCCATCTGGATGGGTCGGGCGCTGCGGGAGTATGGAGGGCGGCTGCAGACTGTCGAGCTGCGCCCGGAGCGCGTCGCCCGGGCGCAGGCAAACCTCTCCCGGGCGGACCTCTCCGACCTGGTGGAGGTCCTGCCCGGCGCCGCGCTGCAGGTGCTGCCGACGTTGCGCGGGATGACCTACGGGCTCGTCTTCCTGGATGCGGTGAAGACCGAGTACCCGGCATACTTCGACCTGGTCCTCCCCCTGCTGGCCGATGGGGGCCTGCTGGTCGCCGACAACGCGCTGCTGGGCGGGGAGGTGGTCCCCGGCGCGCCCGAGGGACGCTGGTCTGCCGCCGACCGTGAAGGGGTCCGGCAGTACAACAGGCTGGCCTTCGGCCACCCCGGTCTGCACTCGGTGCTCCTGCCGCTGCGGGACGGCCTGACGCTCAGCCTGAAACGCTAG
- a CDS encoding cold-shock protein, with the protein MATGTVKWFSAEKGYGFISVEGGKDVFVHYTAIQSDGFRTLQEGQAVQFDIVEGKKGPQAANVTIL; encoded by the coding sequence ATGGCCACAGGCACGGTCAAGTGGTTCAGTGCGGAGAAGGGCTACGGCTTCATCTCCGTGGAAGGCGGCAAGGACGTCTTCGTGCACTACACCGCGATCCAGTCTGACGGCTTCCGCACCCTCCAGGAGGGGCAGGCCGTACAGTTCGACATCGTGGAAGGCAAGAAGGGTCCGCAGGCGGCAAACGTCACCATCCTCTAG
- a CDS encoding YggT family protein, with the protein MALLALVDYLFLFLYLALLVRVILSWVPGAMDSGAALFVYRITDPLLAPLRRVIPPVGGLDITPLIAFLILGAAQRIVREILLSLMF; encoded by the coding sequence GTGGCACTGCTTGCCCTGGTGGACTATCTCTTCCTGTTCCTCTACCTGGCACTATTGGTGCGCGTCATCCTCTCGTGGGTGCCCGGCGCGATGGACAGCGGCGCCGCCCTTTTCGTCTACAGGATCACCGACCCGCTCCTGGCCCCGCTGCGGCGGGTGATTCCCCCGGTGGGCGGGCTGGACATCACACCGCTTATCGCCTTCCTCATCCTGGGCGCGGCGCAGCGCATCGTCCGCGAGATCCTGCTTAGCCTGATGTTCTGA